GGTTTCAAGAATGCGGCTTACCAAAAAGCCGTTGATTTAGCCACGAATCAAGATGCCAATGACCCAAGTCAACGTTGGGCTGATATGGTCGAGGCAGCACAAGTCTTGAACCGCACACAAAGCTTGACACCGCTATACCAAAATGAAACGGGTTATCTCCAAAATCCGAAGGTCAAAGGGATTATCCATAATACCGCTGGGACCCAGTGGAGTTATAAGACCGCCTATATTAAGGGGCAATAAGCCACCAAACAGATTATTATTGTTTCAAGTGGCGCTATGCTAAAGTAAGGGTATCCAATTCAGAAAGAGGGTATTTTAAATGGCAAAGCAATATGAAACAACGATGATTAATGAAGGTGGCCGAAACGGGTTCGTTTACGACCCAGAAAAATCAACGAAGTATGTGATTAAAGCGCCGGGGACAGATAAAACTGGTAAGAGTACCAACCCGGAACAACTTTTCGCCGCTGGCTACAGTTCATGTTTTAACAGTGCCTTGGAACTCGTTTTAAGTCAGGATCAGATTAAAGCTGAAACGACGGTTAAAGCAACAGTCTCACTTTATAATGATGGTCCCGCAGATTTCTATATCGGGGTTGAACTTGTCGGTCATATTGAAGGCCTCTCGCCAGAAGATACGAAGCGCTACCTCGA
This DNA window, taken from Latilactobacillus sakei, encodes the following:
- a CDS encoding organic hydroperoxide resistance protein, which translates into the protein MAKQYETTMINEGGRNGFVYDPEKSTKYVIKAPGTDKTGKSTNPEQLFAAGYSSCFNSALELVLSQDQIKAETTVKATVSLYNDGPADFYIGVELVGHIEGLSPEDTKRYLEKAHEVCPYSKATRGNIDVKIDVM